In the genome of Nyctibius grandis isolate bNycGra1 chromosome 18, bNycGra1.pri, whole genome shotgun sequence, one region contains:
- the STYXL1 gene encoding serine/threonine/tyrosine-interacting-like protein 1 codes for MAGIELCEPHHLYNLLNQYRRLPRLAEPCYLRLLDARTQREYDESHIITARRIERSPTGEYLVPDAEELGCVRYCVVYDCETSSLDCCDYEEEEEEKGSSASSEIENTDSRYVSSQNAPAGTAVRCARSLQQFTRHPVLVLRGGYKCFSACYHFLRTQKILWMPQELDNFQVYPVEILPAKLYMGNFKQACDQQIQKDLKIKALVNISEQPATLFAEGGKYLHIPVPDLLEADLFSSFATICHFIDAQLAHGAVLVFSSLGISRSSTVIMAYLMHSCQFSLQKAWDYVLKCKTNMRPHRGFVKQLSDWETKIYGATITDISEPNY; via the exons ATGGCGGGGATAGAGCTCTGCGAGCCCCACCACCTCTACAACCTCCTCAACCAGTACCGGCGGCTCCCGCGGCTGGCGGAGCCCTGCTACCTGCGCCTGCTGG ATGCCCGTACTCAGCGTGAATACGACGAGAGCCACATTATTACAGCACGCAGGATTGAACGG AGTCCTACAGGGGAGTATCTGGTACCGGATGCCGAGGAGTTGGGGTGTGTCAGATACTGTGTGGTGTATGACTGCGAGACCAGCTCTTTGGATTGCTGTGACtatgaggaagaggaggaagaaaagg GGAGCAGTGCTTCTTCAGAGATTGAAAACACTGACTCAAGATACGTCAGTTCACAGA ATGCCCCGGCAGGAACTGCCGTCCGATGTGCCAGAAGCTTACAGCAGTTCACCCGGCATCCCGTGCTGGTCCTGAGGGGAGGATACAAATGTTTTTCAGCTTGCTATCATTTTCTGAGGACTCAGAAGATATTGTGGATGCCTCAG GAACTAGACAACTTCCAGGTATACCCTGTAGAAATACTGCCTGCAAAGTTATATATGGGCAACTTCAAGCAGGCCTGTGACCAACAAATTCAGAAAGATTTGAAGATCAAAGCACTAGTCAACATCTCTGAACAGCCTGCAACACT GTTTGCAGAAGGTGGCAAATATCTCCATATACCTGTTCCAGATTTGCTCGAAGcagatcttttttcttcctttgccacCATATGTCATTTCATAG ACGCTCAGCTGGCTCACGGAGCGGTGCTGGTGTTCTCCAGCCTGGGGATAAGCCGGAGCAGCACAGTGATCATGGCCTATCTCATGCATTCCTGCCAGTTTTCCCTGCAG aaagcttggGACTACGTTCTGAAATGCAAAACGAACATGAGACCACACAGGGGCTTTGTGAAACAGCTCTCAGACTGGGAGACCAAGATCTACGGGGCCACGATCACAGACATCTCTGAACCAAATTACTGA